The following proteins come from a genomic window of Mycobacterium sp. DL:
- the sucC gene encoding ADP-forming succinate--CoA ligase subunit beta yields the protein MDLFEYQAKELFAKHNVPTTPGRVTDSAEDAKAIAEEIGKPVMVKAQVKVGGRGKAGGVKYAATPDDAFTHAQNILGLDIKGHVVKKLLVAEASDIAEEYYISFLLDRSNRTYLAMCSVEGGVEIEEVAATKPERLARVSVDAVKGVDEAFARSIAEQGHLPAEVLDAAAVTIAKLWDVFVGEDATLVEVNPLVRTPDDQILALDGKVTLDANADFRQPGHEEFEDKDATDPLELKAKENDLNYVKLDGAVGIIGNGAGLVMSTLDVVAYAGEKHGGVKPANFLDIGGGASAEVMAAGLDVILGDDQVKSVFVNVFGGITACDAVANGIVSALKILGDEANKPLVVRLDGNNVEEGRRILAEANHPLVIQAETMDAGADKAAELANK from the coding sequence ATGGATCTCTTCGAGTACCAGGCGAAGGAACTGTTCGCCAAACACAACGTCCCGACGACGCCCGGCCGGGTCACCGACTCCGCCGAGGACGCGAAGGCCATCGCCGAGGAGATCGGCAAGCCGGTCATGGTGAAGGCGCAGGTCAAGGTCGGCGGCCGCGGGAAGGCCGGCGGCGTCAAGTACGCCGCGACGCCGGATGACGCGTTCACCCACGCCCAGAACATCCTGGGTCTGGACATCAAGGGCCACGTGGTGAAGAAGCTGCTGGTCGCCGAGGCCAGCGACATCGCCGAGGAGTACTACATCTCCTTCCTGCTCGATCGCTCCAACCGGACCTACCTGGCCATGTGCTCGGTCGAGGGCGGCGTGGAGATCGAAGAGGTCGCCGCCACCAAGCCTGAGCGGCTCGCCAGGGTGTCCGTCGACGCCGTCAAGGGTGTCGACGAGGCCTTCGCCCGGTCGATCGCCGAGCAGGGCCACCTGCCCGCCGAGGTGCTCGACGCCGCGGCCGTGACCATCGCCAAGCTCTGGGACGTCTTCGTCGGCGAGGACGCCACGCTGGTGGAGGTGAACCCGTTGGTGCGGACGCCGGACGATCAGATCCTGGCGCTGGACGGCAAGGTCACTCTCGACGCCAACGCCGACTTCCGGCAGCCCGGTCACGAGGAGTTCGAGGACAAGGACGCCACCGACCCGCTGGAGCTCAAGGCGAAGGAGAACGACCTCAACTACGTCAAGCTCGACGGCGCGGTCGGCATCATCGGCAACGGCGCGGGCCTGGTCATGTCGACCCTCGACGTCGTCGCGTACGCCGGCGAGAAGCACGGCGGCGTGAAGCCCGCCAACTTCCTCGACATCGGCGGTGGCGCCTCGGCCGAGGTGATGGCCGCGGGCCTGGACGTCATCCTGGGCGACGATCAGGTCAAGAGCGTGTTCGTCAACGTGTTCGGCGGCATCACCGCCTGTGACGCGGTGGCCAACGGCATCGTCAGCGCACTGAAGATCCTCGGCGACGAGGCCAACAAGCCACTCGTCGTGCGGCTCGACGGCAACAACGTCGAGGAGGGCCGGCGGATTCTCGCCGAGGCCAACCATCCCCTGGTGATCCAGGCCGAGACCATGGACGCCGGCGCCGACAAGGCCGCCGAGCTGGCCAACAAGTAA
- the sucD gene encoding succinate--CoA ligase subunit alpha: MSIFLNKDSKVIVQGITGGEGTKHTKLMLKAGTQIVGGVNARKAGTTVTHQDKDGKDVELPVFASVAEAMKETGADVSIAFVPPAFSKDAIIEAIDAEIPLLVVITEGIPVQDSAYAWAYNVEKGQKTRIIGPNCPGIITPGESLVGITPNNITGKGPIGLVSKSGTLTYQMMYELRDLGFSTAIGIGGDPVIGTTHIDAIEAFEKDPETKVIVMIGEIGGDAEERAADYIKANVSKPVVGYVAGFTAPEGKTMGHAGAIVSGSSGTAAAKQEALEAAGVKVGKTPSETAKLAREIFENLS; the protein is encoded by the coding sequence ATGTCTATTTTTCTGAACAAGGACTCCAAGGTCATCGTCCAGGGCATCACAGGCGGGGAGGGCACCAAGCACACCAAGCTGATGCTCAAGGCCGGCACGCAGATCGTGGGCGGCGTGAACGCGCGCAAGGCGGGCACGACCGTCACGCACCAGGACAAGGACGGCAAGGACGTCGAGCTTCCGGTGTTCGCGAGCGTCGCCGAAGCGATGAAGGAGACGGGCGCCGACGTGTCGATCGCGTTCGTCCCACCTGCCTTCTCCAAGGACGCGATCATCGAGGCCATCGACGCCGAGATCCCGCTGCTGGTCGTCATCACCGAGGGAATCCCGGTGCAGGACAGCGCCTATGCGTGGGCCTACAACGTGGAGAAGGGTCAGAAGACCCGGATCATCGGCCCGAACTGCCCGGGCATCATCACCCCCGGTGAGTCGCTCGTCGGCATCACGCCGAACAACATCACCGGCAAGGGCCCGATCGGGCTGGTGTCGAAGTCGGGCACCCTGACCTACCAGATGATGTACGAATTGCGCGATCTCGGCTTCTCGACCGCCATCGGCATCGGCGGCGACCCGGTCATCGGCACCACCCACATCGACGCCATCGAGGCGTTCGAGAAGGATCCCGAGACCAAGGTCATCGTGATGATCGGTGAGATCGGCGGCGACGCCGAGGAGCGGGCGGCCGACTACATCAAGGCCAACGTCTCCAAGCCGGTCGTCGGCTACGTCGCGGGCTTCACCGCGCCGGAAGGCAAGACGATGGGCCACGCCGGCGCCATCGTGTCCGGTTCGTCGGGCACCGCCGCCGCCAAGCAGGAGGCCCTGGAGGCCGCAGGCGTCAAGGTCGGCAAGACGCCGTCGGAGACCGCGAAGCTCGCCCGGGAGATCTTCGAAAACCTGAGCTAG